A DNA window from Oceanibaculum indicum P24 contains the following coding sequences:
- a CDS encoding acetyl-CoA hydrolase/transferase family protein: MKPVSAENFDIAAHVRAGDRVIFGQASAEPLTLTRALVAQKAEIGPFSVFLGACYSDCFAPDTAEGIAVSAYGAVGVAGQLAKAGRLDVLPWHYRALNRAYAEGVLKADVVLLQLSVDPKSGRYGLGFSNDYAVLAARHARSVIAEVNPAAPWIHDAELPADIVPDVLVEADYPPLDIPQPPIDETSKTIARHVVEMIPDGATLQFGVGSLPEAVMAALSGHRDLGIHSGSMGDRLVDLVEGGAVTNARKSLDAGRSVVGVLLGTKRLRDFVHDNRDFSLRPAAHTHGHEVLARQHGFIAVNSAIEVDLTGQVNAEMANGRYVGAVGGQVDFVRGANAAEGGRAIIALPATAKGGTLSRIVASVSSVTTPRSDVDAIVTEYGVAGLRGCTLDERAKRLIAIAAPQFREALSRALYDQQRGTYD; this comes from the coding sequence ATGAAGCCGGTTTCCGCCGAAAACTTCGATATCGCTGCCCATGTCCGGGCGGGCGACCGGGTGATCTTCGGGCAGGCCTCGGCGGAGCCGCTGACCCTGACCCGGGCGCTGGTCGCGCAGAAAGCGGAGATCGGCCCCTTCTCGGTCTTTCTCGGCGCCTGCTACTCCGACTGTTTCGCGCCGGACACTGCGGAGGGCATCGCGGTCTCCGCCTATGGCGCGGTCGGCGTGGCGGGGCAGCTTGCGAAGGCGGGCCGGCTGGACGTCTTGCCCTGGCATTACAGAGCGCTGAACCGCGCCTATGCGGAGGGCGTGCTGAAGGCCGATGTGGTGCTGCTGCAACTCTCCGTCGACCCGAAGAGTGGCCGCTACGGGCTTGGCTTCTCGAACGATTATGCGGTTCTGGCGGCACGCCACGCGCGCAGCGTGATCGCCGAGGTGAATCCGGCGGCACCCTGGATTCACGATGCCGAATTGCCGGCGGATATCGTTCCGGATGTGCTGGTGGAAGCCGATTATCCGCCGCTGGATATTCCGCAGCCGCCCATCGACGAAACCTCCAAGACCATTGCCCGTCATGTCGTGGAGATGATCCCCGATGGTGCGACGCTGCAATTCGGCGTCGGCAGCCTGCCGGAGGCGGTGATGGCCGCGCTGTCTGGTCACCGCGATCTCGGCATCCATTCCGGCAGCATGGGCGATCGGCTAGTCGATCTGGTGGAAGGCGGCGCGGTCACAAACGCCCGCAAGAGCCTGGATGCCGGGCGCAGCGTCGTCGGCGTGCTGCTGGGGACGAAGCGGCTGCGCGACTTCGTGCATGACAACAGGGATTTCTCGCTGCGGCCCGCCGCCCATACCCACGGCCATGAGGTGCTGGCGCGGCAGCATGGCTTCATCGCGGTCAATTCCGCCATTGAGGTCGATCTGACCGGTCAGGTGAATGCGGAGATGGCGAACGGGCGCTATGTCGGGGCGGTTGGCGGCCAGGTGGATTTCGTGCGCGGCGCCAACGCTGCCGAGGGAGGGCGCGCCATCATCGCCCTGCCCGCCACGGCGAAGGGCGGGACGCTCAGCCGCATTGTCGCCAGCGTATCCAGCGTCACCACGCCGCGTAGCGATGTGGACGCCATCGTCACGGAATATGGCGTGGCCGGCCTGCGCGGCTGTACGCTGGATGAGCGGGCAAAGCGGTTGATCGCAATCGCCGCACCGCAATTCCGCGAGGCGCTGTCCCGCGCCCTGTACGATCAACAGCGGGGGACATATGACTGA